The DNA window TCGAGCAGGCCTACGTGCCGCTAGGCGGGGGGCACTACATCCACTTCGTTGGAACCACATCGATGCACGATCCCGCGGTTCCGGTGCCGCGCCAGTTTCCCTCGCGGCGTTGTATAGCTGTTGGAGACGTCGTCTGCGCGGAGATCAGCGCCTCGTTCTGGGACTACCCCGGACAAGTCCTGAGAAGCTTCACGGTGGGCGAACCGCCGAACCAGCTTTATCGAGACCTCTACGCCGCCGCCGAGGCCGCATTTGACGCCATTGCGCACGTCCTTCGGGCCGGTGCAACACCGCTACAGGTCATCGAAGCATCCGGCGTGATCGAGCAGGCGGGGTTTACGATTATCGACGATCTGTTGCACGGATTCGGCGGCGGGTATCTTCCGCCGATCCTGGGAACGAAGAGCCGGCCGGCCGGCCCGATTCCACCGGAGCCATTTAGCCGGGGGCAAACTGTCGTCGTCCAGCCCAATGTCGTCACCCACAACCGCAAGGCCGGCGTGCAGGTGGGAGAACTGCTGGTGATAACCGACACCGGCGTCGAAACGCTGCATCAATATCCGCTAGGCTTCGACACGGTAAGCATCGCGGGCTGACCGGATTGCACGCGCGAGCCCTCCTGACCGAACGCTGATCAGCCCGGCTTGCCTGCGATGGTGATCCGGAGGGTGCCTAAGCCTTCTATGACGCCCTCCAGATGATCACCCGGAACCAGCGGGCCGACGCCGGCGGGCGTGCCGGTGAAGATCAAGTCGCCGGCCTGCAATTCGTAGTGGTGGGACAGATTGGCAATGATCTCGGGCACGCTCCATATGAGCTGCGATAGATCACCCCGTTGCCGTTCGATCCCGTTCACCGCCAAGGTTATGGCACCCTTGTGGAAATGGCCCACCCGCGACACCGGGTGTATCGGTCCGCACGGCGCGGACTGATCGAAGGACTTTCCGATTTCCCATGGCAGAGACCGCTCGCGCGCCTCACGTTGCCGGTCTCGCCGCGTCATGTCGAGACCCACCGCATAGCCGAAGATTAATTCGGCCGCCGAGTCGACCGCGACCGTTCGCCCGCCACGTCCGATTGCAACGACCAGTTCGATCTCATGCTGGAAGTCAGCGGTGAGCATGGGGTAGGAGATCAAGCCGCCATCCGGCACGATGGCATCGGACGGCTTCTGGAAGAAGAACGGCGGGTCCCGTTCGTCCGCTTCCTTCATTTCGCGTATGTGTTCGATATAGTTCCTGCCGACGCAATAGATACGCCGGACCGGGAACATCCGGTCCGATCCGATGATCGCAAGAGCGTGAACCTCATGATCGAAGAGGAACCCGTGTTCCGAACCACTGTTCATTCGTGCCCCTCTGTTCGAGCGTGCCACAACACACGTAATCATGATGAATACAGAGTAGCGTGGTCAAGCGCAAAATGTATACAGTTGATGATGGCGCCCTGAGCGGCAGGCATGCTAAAATATGAGATTATGCGACCAGCACGGACGGCGGCGTCGGATGCGGTTAGATGAGGTTCGCAGGTCTGCAAAACGAAAGTCGTCGTCGGCCGCCACCGAACGGCACGGTCTGACGCGCTCGGCTTGGCTCATCGAACATCTGCGTCAGGCGCTTCTGGACGGCCAATACCCGCTCGGAAGCCGCCTCAACGAAGTCCATCTCAGCCGGCAGCTGAAGGTTTCGCGGACGCCGATTCGCGCCGCGCTGCATATGCTCGCCGGCGAAGGCCTGCTGCGCTACCGGGCCAACAAAGGTTTCGTGGTTCGCGAATTTCCGCTGTCGGAGATTGTGGACGCCTACGAGGTCCGCGCGCTGGCCGAGGGGCTAGCGGCGCGGCTGGCAGCCGAGCGTGGCTTCAACGACGAGGCGCGACGCCTGATCGAGCAGACCCTGGAGAACGGAGACGCGGTCCTGTCGCGGCGGTCGCCTCCCGCAACTCAGCGGGCTGCCTACGCCCGGCTCAACGAGGCATTTCATTCGACCATCTACGACGCGGCGCGCTCCACACTGCTCAGTGACGTGATCCGCCTCTGCCAGCGCATGCCACAGGCGGCAGCCCACAACGTGGTGGCATTCGATGTCGCGGATGTGCGGAAGCGGCATCGCGCGCATCACGAGATTTACGAGGCGATCCTCGGTCGGGAACCGCGGCAAGCGGAAGAGCTGATGCGTCAGCACGTCCTGTCCGTCAAGGTGTCCATGGTGCGCAGTATGGCGCGCCGGCCAAACCCTGGCGGCGATTCCGGCTGAGCGTTCGCAAATGCG is part of the Candidatus Binatia bacterium genome and encodes:
- a CDS encoding GntR family transcriptional regulator gives rise to the protein MRLDEVRRSAKRKSSSAATERHGLTRSAWLIEHLRQALLDGQYPLGSRLNEVHLSRQLKVSRTPIRAALHMLAGEGLLRYRANKGFVVREFPLSEIVDAYEVRALAEGLAARLAAERGFNDEARRLIEQTLENGDAVLSRRSPPATQRAAYARLNEAFHSTIYDAARSTLLSDVIRLCQRMPQAAAHNVVAFDVADVRKRHRAHHEIYEAILGREPRQAEELMRQHVLSVKVSMVRSMARRPNPGGDSG
- a CDS encoding fumarylacetoacetate hydrolase family protein, with the translated sequence MNSGSEHGFLFDHEVHALAIIGSDRMFPVRRIYCVGRNYIEHIREMKEADERDPPFFFQKPSDAIVPDGGLISYPMLTADFQHEIELVVAIGRGGRTVAVDSAAELIFGYAVGLDMTRRDRQREARERSLPWEIGKSFDQSAPCGPIHPVSRVGHFHKGAITLAVNGIERQRGDLSQLIWSVPEIIANLSHHYELQAGDLIFTGTPAGVGPLVPGDHLEGVIEGLGTLRITIAGKPG